In Agromyces sp. 3263, a single genomic region encodes these proteins:
- a CDS encoding PucR family transcriptional regulator — MADRREDDAIRTDRPTAPAATAASSTAADGLPTVREILTLEAVAHGVPEVLSGDGALDARVRWVHVSDSAGVARLLVGGELLLSTGSGWPTEPRELEAFVAELVEAGLSGLVLELGVHYRYVPTVVERAAREHGLALVALHREVKFVTLTEAVHSRIISEQTAALRARDEVRERFTALSLRGSPADFIVHQLAQTLGSAVVLENLAHEVVASEVPPAAEHELFSGWEARSRLAHRRHEEQLTAAVAAAAHDDWLIVPVEARGVRWGHLIALPGPAHPAGRASVLEQGAIALALGRLADGAADEWVRIGRQRLVDGLLAGRFAGLAGAVARLEAAGLPITGARVRGLVVSGAPVVDGAADAAARDLGGRAIDAAAPASAFPGPSARVVLLSLPGGSGELSDAAVRGFATTLVGGDAASLDRLVVSMGAAADGLDGLLGSVQEAIDLGRGPRPREARGLVVRRAEDRPLMRLVTSLRDDHRLLRHSERMLAPLIEYDLARGGDLLTVLGAMLAHPGNRTAAAAASHLSRSVFYQRLALIGDLLGVDLDDGEALTALHLALLVRRSAVR; from the coding sequence ATGGCAGATCGTCGCGAAGACGACGCGATCCGAACAGATCGTCCGACGGCGCCAGCGGCGACCGCAGCGAGCTCCACGGCCGCCGACGGGCTGCCGACCGTGCGGGAGATCCTCACGCTGGAGGCGGTCGCACACGGCGTTCCCGAGGTGCTCTCGGGCGACGGTGCGCTCGACGCTCGCGTGCGCTGGGTGCACGTCTCCGACAGCGCGGGCGTCGCGCGGCTGCTCGTCGGCGGTGAGCTGCTGCTCTCGACCGGCTCGGGCTGGCCGACCGAGCCGCGTGAGCTCGAGGCGTTCGTGGCCGAGCTCGTCGAGGCGGGCCTGTCGGGGCTCGTGCTCGAGCTCGGCGTGCACTACCGCTACGTTCCCACGGTCGTCGAGCGCGCTGCTCGCGAGCACGGCCTCGCGCTCGTCGCGCTGCACCGCGAGGTGAAGTTCGTCACGCTCACCGAGGCCGTGCACAGCCGCATCATCTCGGAGCAGACCGCAGCCCTGCGGGCCCGCGACGAGGTGCGGGAGCGCTTCACCGCCCTGAGCCTGCGCGGATCGCCCGCCGACTTCATCGTGCACCAGCTCGCACAGACGCTCGGGTCGGCGGTCGTGCTCGAGAACCTCGCGCACGAGGTGGTGGCCAGCGAGGTGCCGCCCGCGGCCGAGCACGAGCTCTTCTCCGGCTGGGAGGCACGATCGCGGCTGGCGCATCGCCGGCACGAGGAGCAGCTCACGGCAGCCGTCGCCGCCGCCGCCCACGACGACTGGCTGATCGTGCCCGTCGAGGCCCGCGGTGTGCGCTGGGGCCACCTCATCGCACTGCCAGGGCCGGCGCACCCGGCGGGCCGCGCGAGCGTGCTCGAACAGGGCGCGATCGCCCTGGCCCTGGGTCGCCTCGCCGACGGCGCCGCCGACGAATGGGTGCGCATCGGGCGCCAGCGGCTGGTCGACGGCCTGCTCGCCGGTCGCTTCGCCGGGCTCGCCGGTGCGGTGGCGCGCCTCGAGGCGGCCGGCCTGCCCATCACCGGCGCCCGGGTCCGCGGGTTGGTCGTCTCCGGTGCTCCCGTCGTCGACGGCGCAGCGGATGCCGCGGCGCGGGACCTCGGCGGACGTGCGATCGATGCGGCGGCGCCCGCCTCCGCGTTCCCCGGACCGAGCGCGCGCGTCGTGCTCCTCTCGCTGCCGGGCGGATCGGGGGAGCTGTCGGACGCGGCGGTCCGCGGGTTCGCGACGACCCTCGTGGGCGGCGACGCGGCATCCCTCGACCGGCTGGTGGTCTCGATGGGCGCGGCCGCCGACGGACTCGACGGCCTGCTCGGCTCGGTGCAGGAGGCGATCGACCTCGGACGCGGACCGAGACCGCGCGAGGCGCGCGGCCTCGTCGTTCGCCGCGCAGAGGACCGGCCCCTCATGCGGCTCGTGACGTCGCTGCGCGACGATCACCGGCTGCTGCGGCACAGCGAGCGGATGCTCGCGCCGCTCATCGAGTACGACCTGGCGCGCGGGGGCGACCTGCTCACCGTGCTCGGCGCGATGCTGGCGCACCCGGGCAACCGCACCGCCGCCGCCGCCGCGAGTCACCTGTCGCGCTCGGTGTTCTACCAGCGGCTCGCGCTCATCGGGGACCTGCTCGGGGTCGACCTCGACGACGGCGAGGCGCTCACCGCGCTGCACCTCGCCCTGCTCGTGCGGCGCAGCGCCGTGCGCTGA
- a CDS encoding CoA-acylating methylmalonate-semialdehyde dehydrogenase: MSLIRHFINGREVADAERTGPVFNPATGAQQHEVAFASVGEVEQAIAAASAALPGWRATGLIKRADVFFKLRHLLVERQGELAAILTSEHGKVLSDAAGEISRGIENVEFAAGLVHLLKGEHSEQVARGVDVHSTKQPVGVVGAITPFNFPVMVPLWMVASAIACGNTVVLKPSEKDPSAAVFLAKLFQEAGLPDGVLNVVHGDKVAVDTILDAPEVRAISFVGSTPIAKSIYERAAANGKRVQALGGAKNHMVVMPDADLEGAADAAVSAAYGSAGERCMAVSVLVAVGDVADDLVEAVRSRMGALVIGDGTDAASEMGPLITREHRDKVASYVTGAAAEGATVVVDGTTQRFDGDGFFVGVSLVDHVKPGMKVYDDEIFGPVLSVVRVESYDEAVALINANRFANGTAIFTRDGGTARQFEFDIEVGMVGVNVPIPVPVGAYSFGGWKSSLFGDSHIYGPESVHFYTRSKVVTTRWPNPSESQVNLGFPSNH; encoded by the coding sequence ATGAGCCTCATCCGACACTTCATCAACGGCCGCGAGGTCGCCGACGCCGAGCGCACCGGACCGGTCTTCAACCCGGCCACCGGCGCGCAGCAGCACGAGGTGGCATTCGCCTCGGTCGGCGAGGTCGAGCAGGCGATCGCCGCGGCATCCGCTGCATTGCCGGGCTGGCGCGCGACCGGGCTCATCAAGCGCGCCGACGTGTTCTTCAAGCTGCGGCACCTGCTCGTCGAGCGCCAGGGCGAGCTCGCCGCGATCCTCACGAGCGAGCACGGAAAGGTGCTGTCGGATGCCGCGGGCGAGATCTCGCGCGGCATCGAGAACGTGGAGTTCGCCGCCGGTCTCGTGCACCTGCTGAAGGGCGAGCACTCCGAGCAGGTCGCGCGCGGCGTCGACGTGCACTCCACGAAGCAGCCCGTCGGCGTGGTCGGCGCGATCACGCCGTTCAACTTCCCGGTCATGGTGCCGCTGTGGATGGTCGCCTCGGCGATCGCCTGCGGCAACACGGTCGTGCTGAAGCCCTCCGAGAAGGACCCCAGCGCCGCCGTCTTCCTCGCGAAGCTGTTCCAGGAGGCGGGCCTGCCCGACGGCGTGCTCAACGTCGTGCACGGTGACAAGGTCGCGGTCGACACGATCCTCGACGCCCCCGAGGTGCGCGCGATCTCGTTCGTCGGCTCGACGCCGATCGCGAAGTCCATCTACGAGCGGGCCGCCGCCAACGGCAAGCGTGTGCAGGCACTGGGCGGTGCGAAGAACCACATGGTGGTCATGCCCGACGCCGACCTCGAGGGCGCGGCCGACGCCGCGGTCTCTGCGGCCTATGGGTCCGCCGGCGAGCGCTGCATGGCCGTGTCGGTGCTCGTCGCGGTGGGCGACGTCGCCGACGACCTCGTCGAGGCGGTGCGCAGCCGCATGGGCGCGCTCGTCATCGGCGACGGCACGGATGCCGCGAGCGAGATGGGTCCGCTCATCACGCGCGAGCACCGCGACAAGGTCGCCTCCTACGTGACGGGCGCCGCGGCCGAAGGCGCGACGGTCGTCGTCGACGGCACCACCCAGAGGTTCGACGGCGACGGCTTCTTCGTCGGCGTCTCCCTCGTCGACCACGTGAAGCCGGGCATGAAGGTCTACGACGACGAGATCTTCGGACCGGTGCTCTCGGTGGTGCGCGTCGAGTCGTATGACGAGGCGGTCGCACTCATCAACGCCAACCGGTTCGCGAACGGCACCGCGATCTTCACCCGCGACGGCGGCACGGCCCGCCAGTTCGAGTTCGACATCGAGGTGGGCATGGTCGGCGTGAACGTGCCGATCCCCGTGCCCGTCGGCGCCTACTCGTTCGGCGGCTGGAAGAGCTCGCTGTTCGGCGACTCACACATCTACGGCCCCGAGTCGGTGCACTTCTACACCCGCTCGAAGGTCGTCACCACCCGCTGGCCGAACCCGTCGGAGTCGCAGGTCAACCTCGGCTTCCCGTCGAACCACTGA
- a CDS encoding aspartate aminotransferase family protein codes for MTDTLTQDATYADRSGTRHPLPDPEADARVRADDRAHVFHSWSAQALIDPLPIAAGEGSTFWDYAGNAYLDFSSQLVNLNLGHQHPDLIAAIQQQAGRLATIQPSMANDARGELARRIAEVAPGDLDKVFFTNGGADANEYAVRMARAVTGRRKVLSMYRSYHGGTATAISLTGDPRRWANEPSDGSVAHFMGPYAYRSSFHADSPEQEAERALAHLEQVITLEGAGTIAAIILETVVGTNGVLVTPPGYLQGVRELCDRHGIVYIADEVMVGFGRVGEWFAVNHFGVVPDLITFAKGVNSGYVPLGGVVISARIAAHFDTVAFQGGLTYSGHPLACAAGVATFEVFERDGILERVRDLGSRVVEPRLRAMAERHPSVGEVRGLGLFWAIELVSDAATREPLVPFNATGAAAAPMVALAAACKQAGLWPFIHFNRMHVAPPLVITEDELVRGLEIIDAALDVADGYVTG; via the coding sequence ATGACCGACACGCTGACGCAGGACGCGACGTACGCCGACCGGAGCGGCACGCGGCATCCGCTGCCCGACCCCGAGGCGGACGCCCGGGTGCGCGCCGACGACCGCGCGCACGTGTTCCACTCGTGGAGCGCGCAGGCGCTCATCGACCCGCTGCCCATCGCAGCGGGCGAGGGCTCGACGTTCTGGGACTACGCGGGCAACGCCTACCTCGACTTCTCGAGCCAGCTCGTGAACCTGAACCTCGGGCACCAGCACCCCGACCTCATCGCGGCGATCCAGCAGCAGGCGGGCCGCCTCGCGACGATCCAGCCGTCGATGGCGAACGACGCGCGCGGCGAGCTCGCCCGCCGCATCGCCGAGGTGGCGCCGGGCGACCTCGACAAGGTGTTCTTCACCAACGGCGGCGCCGACGCCAACGAGTACGCCGTGCGCATGGCCCGCGCCGTGACCGGCCGGCGCAAGGTGCTCTCGATGTACCGGAGCTATCACGGCGGCACCGCCACGGCGATCTCGCTCACGGGCGACCCGCGCCGCTGGGCGAACGAGCCGAGTGACGGCAGCGTGGCGCACTTCATGGGCCCGTATGCGTACCGCTCGTCGTTCCACGCCGACAGTCCGGAGCAGGAGGCCGAGCGGGCGCTCGCCCACCTGGAGCAGGTCATCACGCTCGAGGGGGCCGGCACGATCGCCGCGATCATCCTCGAGACGGTCGTCGGCACCAACGGCGTGCTCGTGACGCCGCCCGGCTACCTGCAGGGCGTGCGCGAGCTCTGCGACCGCCACGGCATCGTCTACATCGCCGACGAGGTGATGGTCGGCTTCGGCCGCGTCGGCGAGTGGTTCGCCGTGAACCACTTCGGTGTCGTGCCCGACCTCATCACCTTCGCCAAGGGCGTGAACTCGGGCTACGTGCCCCTCGGCGGCGTCGTCATCTCGGCGCGCATCGCGGCGCACTTCGACACGGTGGCATTCCAGGGCGGGCTCACCTACTCGGGGCATCCGCTCGCCTGCGCGGCGGGCGTCGCCACGTTCGAGGTGTTCGAGCGCGACGGCATCCTCGAGCGCGTGCGCGACCTCGGCTCGCGTGTCGTCGAGCCGCGCCTCCGGGCGATGGCCGAGCGGCATCCGTCGGTCGGCGAGGTGCGCGGGCTCGGCCTGTTCTGGGCGATCGAGCTGGTGTCGGATGCCGCGACGCGCGAGCCGCTCGTGCCGTTCAACGCCACGGGCGCGGCTGCCGCGCCGATGGTCGCCCTGGCTGCGGCCTGCAAGCAGGCGGGCCTCTGGCCGTTCATCCACTTCAACCGGATGCACGTGGCGCCGCCGCTCGTGATCACCGAGGACGAGCTCGTGCGCGGCCTCGAGATCATCGACGCGGCCCTCGACGTGGCCGACGGGTACGTCACCGGCTGA